A region from the Kribbella shirazensis genome encodes:
- a CDS encoding alpha-amylase has product MRRVLVLLLGLAMAGLTGAGARTEAQAAPVGERDVIVQLFEWNWGSVGRECGRVLGPKGYGAVQVSPPQEHVVLPGSGYPWWQDYQPVSYKLDSTRRGTRSEFVAMVNSCHAAGVKVYVDAVVNHMTGGSSGGTGSAGSSYTHYDYPGRYQTQDFHHCGRNGNDDIVNYGDRYEVQNCELVDLADLATGSDYVRGRIAAYLNDLLAIGVDGFRLDASKHMPAEDIAAVKARLSRPAYLYQEVIYGAGEPITPEEYVGNGDVLEFRYGKDLAKIFDTERLAYLRTFGSPLASDRAVVFTDNHDTQRGSGVLTFRDNGRYAMANAFMLAWTYGTPKVMSSYEYSSNDQGPPSTSAGQTVDATCYSNRWRCEHAWRVIANMVGFHNAVRGAAVTEWWDNGNDAIAFGRGDKGYLVLNDESSPLAGRSFHTNLPAGVYCDVFHGDYSQGSCSGPTYTVDSSGWFRADIAATDGLALHAGARMS; this is encoded by the coding sequence GATGGCCGGTCTGACCGGGGCCGGGGCGAGGACCGAGGCGCAGGCGGCGCCGGTGGGGGAGCGGGACGTGATCGTCCAGCTGTTCGAATGGAACTGGGGCTCGGTAGGCCGCGAGTGCGGCCGGGTGCTCGGGCCGAAGGGGTACGGCGCGGTGCAGGTCTCGCCGCCGCAGGAGCATGTCGTGCTGCCGGGATCCGGGTATCCGTGGTGGCAGGACTACCAGCCGGTGAGCTACAAGCTGGACAGCACCCGTCGCGGCACCCGCAGCGAGTTCGTTGCCATGGTCAACAGTTGTCACGCGGCCGGTGTCAAGGTGTACGTCGACGCCGTCGTCAACCATATGACCGGAGGCTCGTCGGGCGGCACCGGCAGCGCCGGGTCGTCGTACACGCACTACGACTACCCGGGGAGGTACCAGACGCAGGACTTCCATCACTGCGGGCGTAACGGGAACGACGACATCGTCAACTACGGCGACCGGTACGAGGTGCAGAACTGCGAGCTCGTCGACCTGGCCGATCTGGCGACCGGGTCCGACTACGTGCGCGGCCGGATCGCGGCGTACCTGAACGATCTGCTGGCGATCGGCGTCGACGGGTTCCGGCTGGATGCGTCGAAGCACATGCCGGCCGAGGACATCGCCGCGGTCAAGGCGCGGTTGTCGCGTCCGGCGTACCTGTATCAGGAGGTCATCTACGGCGCGGGCGAGCCGATCACTCCGGAGGAGTACGTCGGCAACGGTGATGTGCTCGAGTTCCGGTACGGGAAGGACCTCGCCAAGATCTTCGACACCGAGCGGCTCGCGTACCTGCGGACGTTCGGCTCGCCGCTGGCGTCGGATCGCGCGGTGGTGTTCACCGACAACCACGACACGCAGCGCGGCAGCGGCGTCCTGACGTTCCGCGACAACGGCCGCTATGCGATGGCGAACGCGTTCATGCTGGCCTGGACGTACGGTACGCCGAAGGTGATGTCGAGCTACGAGTACAGCTCGAACGACCAGGGGCCGCCGTCGACGAGTGCCGGGCAGACCGTGGACGCGACGTGCTACAGCAACCGCTGGCGGTGCGAGCACGCGTGGCGGGTGATCGCGAACATGGTCGGCTTCCACAACGCCGTACGAGGGGCCGCGGTGACCGAGTGGTGGGACAACGGCAACGACGCGATCGCGTTCGGCCGTGGGGACAAGGGCTACCTCGTCCTCAACGACGAGAGCTCGCCCCTCGCCGGCCGGAGCTTCCACACGAACCTTCCGGCCGGCGTGTACTGCGACGTCTTCCACGGCGACTACTCGCAGGGCAGCTGCTCCGGTCCGACGTACACCGTCGACTCGTCGGGCTGGTTCCGCGCCGACATCGCGGCAACCGACGGTCTGGCGCTGCACGCCGGAGCCAGGATGAGCTAG
- a CDS encoding phospholipase D-like domain-containing protein encodes MKPSDLVKGLVVAATTCALVYGGGAQAAGTAEQKENAAPDKPTMFVDNDPNGSTSERYRIRDYLVNLINGAEKDSVITIASYRFDDYEIAKALIAKIKTHRVTVKIIVDAEHRATKPYRDVKYAADESRLSWITYCTPGTSGGANKRTSCIGDHIMHNKFYLFSKTRGQSNVVVQTSSNLSEHSGPKMWNTAFTAMGNDGEWLYNKYQEYFFDLNTEEKRKDQYQHFIDEHGPVSNAKYKLYVSPRPESSSNVTFANILKSVKCDGNSTGGTNDKEHRTIVRVAAAQIAKGGGAAVAAQLWRLDNEGCYVDVVGTDVSQAKDGPLRGGLLRAPTGKFHGPEVREFSTNQCGTHEKNILIDGNYAGKPDQKVVFTGSHNLNRKSPWHNDDVILRIIDADVHEKFKDHFFKIRAAAAVTWQTSKYETTDPDDFKFNC; translated from the coding sequence ATGAAACCTTCGGATCTGGTCAAAGGACTCGTGGTCGCCGCGACGACCTGCGCACTGGTGTACGGCGGGGGCGCGCAAGCGGCCGGCACCGCGGAGCAGAAGGAGAATGCCGCGCCCGACAAACCCACAATGTTCGTCGACAACGATCCGAACGGCTCCACGAGCGAGCGGTACCGGATCCGCGACTACCTCGTCAACCTGATCAACGGCGCTGAGAAAGACTCGGTCATCACGATCGCGTCGTACCGGTTCGACGACTACGAGATCGCGAAGGCCCTGATCGCCAAGATCAAAACCCACCGTGTGACGGTGAAGATCATCGTCGACGCGGAGCATCGCGCGACGAAGCCGTACCGGGACGTCAAATACGCCGCCGACGAGAGCAGACTCTCGTGGATCACGTACTGCACGCCGGGCACTTCCGGCGGCGCCAACAAGCGCACCTCGTGCATCGGCGATCACATCATGCACAACAAGTTCTACCTGTTCAGCAAGACCCGCGGGCAGTCGAACGTGGTCGTGCAGACGAGCTCGAACCTCAGCGAGCACTCCGGTCCGAAGATGTGGAACACCGCGTTCACCGCCATGGGCAACGACGGAGAGTGGCTGTACAACAAATACCAGGAGTACTTCTTCGACCTCAACACCGAGGAGAAGCGCAAGGACCAGTACCAGCACTTCATCGACGAGCACGGGCCGGTGTCCAACGCGAAGTACAAGCTGTATGTCTCGCCGCGCCCGGAGTCGAGCAGCAACGTCACCTTCGCGAACATCCTGAAGAGCGTGAAATGCGACGGAAACTCCACCGGCGGCACCAATGACAAGGAGCACCGGACCATCGTCCGGGTGGCCGCGGCCCAGATCGCGAAGGGCGGTGGCGCGGCCGTCGCCGCCCAGCTGTGGCGGCTCGACAACGAGGGCTGCTACGTCGACGTCGTCGGCACGGACGTCAGCCAGGCCAAGGACGGGCCGCTCCGCGGTGGTCTGCTCCGCGCGCCGACGGGCAAGTTCCACGGGCCGGAGGTCCGCGAGTTCAGCACCAACCAGTGCGGAACGCACGAGAAGAACATCCTGATCGACGGCAACTACGCCGGGAAGCCGGACCAGAAGGTCGTCTTCACCGGGAGCCACAACCTGAACCGCAAGTCGCCCTGGCACAACGACGACGTGATCCTGCGGATCATCGACGCGGACGTCCACGAGAAGTTCAAGGACCACTTCTTCAAGATCCGCGCCGCCGCGGCTGTCACGTGGCAGACGAGCAAGTACGAGACGACCGACCCGGACGACTTCAAGTTCAACTGCTAG
- a CDS encoding AfsR/SARP family transcriptional regulator — protein sequence MVGDGVEIRVLGPVEVIVGGTPASLGGQRAHQVLAALLMEAGRAVSADELIDAVWDDCPPASARTQLSIQVSTLRRAFAEAGCARELIETTQYGYRLNDQEVRIDLAEAERLRAEAQAASDLEDAADRLRGALALWRGTALRDLSTRALSASAQRLAELRLTIAEQLYDVELALGRHRQAIAELSALVTEQPLREHLRAQLMTALWRSGRPAEALECYRDGRRLLVEELGIEPCRELRELERAVLTGTPQAGAEPSEPRAGPETVIPAELPLGVPTFTGRDAAVRRLRDQLTSDDPRPTAIAALAGPGGVGKSELAVHMGHLVADAFPDGQLYVDLRGSTPDVAPLEPADVLGRFLRSLGAADGTIPVETDEAAARFRSMTNDLRLLVVLDNALDVGQVEPLIPAGQNCRTIVTSRRILATLPGAVHEPLEMLPEDDAITLLSRLVGPDRVNLADPAQRQAAADVVRLCGSLPLAVSIAGSRLTSRPSWTLRTLADRLAATEQGAGSRRLTELQTEDRGVRTSFQVSYQELGDPEQRLFRRINLLDAADVGVPVVAALAETDTATAEDMLESLVDMQLLESQRPGRYGAHDLLRLFGRDRAGEADDVASRTTAVRRALHCYLATSRTACRLLNADAAWRTEVGPAALEAPGIDLRGRDEVYRWLDTEVGNLSAIVRQAAMLDPDVAAAICSAVGLGLTLRGRHRDRLRIGDLLLAAATEPHHHAVAHENIGAALLRWGDYGLALEHLSLALTGYEEIGNEAGQAVQLAAMASTYRLLGRYDESISHSRAAIELNRRTERPTALADSLTSLGLTYRHAGRPADEVAAHTEALAIAEPLDETNWLANILCNLAEATRLAGDPERALAHFERAHDASRQSEATQTLLDAEIWWGLGRTRADLGAAGTARDCWRRSAAILHELGLISAAEKLEIFRSDTPDAPDLIGRNT from the coding sequence ATGGTCGGGGACGGGGTGGAGATCCGGGTGCTCGGCCCGGTCGAGGTGATCGTCGGAGGGACACCGGCAAGCCTCGGAGGGCAGCGGGCCCATCAGGTGCTGGCCGCTCTGCTGATGGAGGCGGGCAGGGCGGTGTCGGCCGACGAGCTCATCGACGCGGTGTGGGACGACTGTCCGCCGGCGTCGGCCCGCACGCAGTTGTCGATCCAGGTGTCCACGTTGCGCCGTGCGTTCGCCGAGGCGGGGTGCGCGCGCGAACTGATCGAGACGACACAGTACGGCTACCGGCTGAACGACCAGGAGGTTCGGATCGACCTGGCAGAGGCCGAGCGGTTGCGGGCCGAAGCGCAAGCGGCGTCCGATCTCGAGGACGCGGCCGACCGGTTGCGCGGCGCCCTCGCGCTGTGGCGCGGTACGGCGTTGCGTGACCTGTCGACGCGCGCGCTGAGTGCCAGCGCCCAGCGGCTTGCCGAGCTGCGGTTGACGATCGCGGAGCAGTTGTACGACGTGGAGCTCGCGCTGGGACGGCATCGCCAGGCGATCGCCGAACTGAGCGCGCTGGTGACCGAGCAACCATTGCGCGAACACCTGCGCGCGCAACTGATGACGGCGTTGTGGCGTTCGGGACGCCCGGCCGAGGCCCTCGAGTGCTACCGGGACGGCCGCCGCCTGCTGGTCGAGGAGCTCGGAATCGAACCGTGCCGAGAACTGCGCGAACTGGAACGTGCGGTCCTGACCGGCACACCGCAAGCGGGTGCGGAGCCGAGCGAACCACGTGCGGGACCAGAGACCGTAATACCTGCGGAGCTGCCGCTCGGCGTGCCGACGTTCACCGGACGGGATGCCGCCGTCCGCCGGCTCCGCGACCAGCTGACCTCGGACGACCCTCGGCCGACCGCGATCGCGGCTCTGGCGGGACCTGGTGGCGTCGGCAAGTCCGAACTCGCAGTGCACATGGGGCACCTGGTCGCCGATGCCTTTCCCGACGGCCAGTTGTACGTCGACCTGCGCGGGTCGACTCCGGACGTCGCGCCCCTGGAGCCGGCCGACGTCCTCGGACGGTTCCTGCGTTCGCTCGGGGCCGCCGACGGGACGATCCCGGTGGAAACCGATGAGGCTGCCGCGAGGTTCCGGTCGATGACGAACGACCTGCGGCTGCTGGTGGTTCTCGACAACGCGCTGGACGTCGGGCAGGTCGAGCCGCTCATCCCTGCCGGGCAGAACTGCCGGACGATCGTCACCAGCAGACGGATCCTGGCGACCCTGCCGGGAGCCGTGCACGAGCCGCTCGAAATGCTTCCCGAGGACGACGCGATCACCTTGCTGAGTCGCCTCGTCGGTCCGGATCGCGTCAACCTGGCGGATCCGGCGCAGCGTCAGGCGGCGGCCGACGTCGTACGACTGTGTGGATCCCTGCCGCTGGCCGTCTCGATCGCGGGGTCCCGGCTGACGTCCCGGCCGTCGTGGACCCTGCGAACACTGGCCGATCGTCTCGCCGCCACCGAGCAGGGCGCGGGTTCCCGGCGGCTGACCGAGTTGCAGACCGAGGACCGCGGGGTGCGGACCAGCTTCCAGGTCAGCTATCAGGAGCTCGGTGATCCCGAGCAACGACTGTTCCGGCGGATCAACCTGCTGGATGCTGCCGACGTCGGCGTCCCCGTTGTTGCGGCGCTGGCCGAGACCGATACAGCTACCGCCGAGGACATGCTCGAGAGCCTCGTCGACATGCAACTGCTCGAGAGCCAGCGGCCGGGACGGTACGGAGCGCACGACCTGCTGCGCCTGTTCGGTCGCGACCGTGCCGGTGAAGCGGACGATGTGGCGAGCCGTACGACCGCCGTACGGCGAGCGCTACACTGCTATCTCGCTACCTCGCGTACTGCGTGCCGGCTGCTCAACGCCGACGCTGCTTGGAGAACCGAGGTCGGGCCTGCGGCTCTCGAGGCGCCCGGCATCGACCTTCGGGGCCGCGACGAGGTCTATCGCTGGCTCGACACCGAGGTCGGCAACCTGTCCGCGATCGTCCGCCAGGCCGCGATGCTCGACCCGGACGTAGCGGCTGCGATCTGTTCGGCAGTCGGTCTCGGGCTGACTTTGCGCGGCCGGCATCGCGACAGGCTCCGGATCGGGGACCTGCTGCTGGCTGCGGCGACCGAGCCGCACCATCACGCGGTCGCCCACGAGAACATCGGTGCCGCGCTGCTGCGCTGGGGCGACTACGGTCTCGCGCTCGAGCATCTGTCGCTTGCCCTCACGGGCTACGAGGAGATCGGCAACGAGGCCGGCCAGGCGGTGCAGCTGGCCGCGATGGCGTCGACGTACCGGCTGCTCGGCCGCTACGACGAGTCGATCTCGCATTCGCGCGCGGCCATCGAGCTCAACCGGCGTACCGAGCGACCGACCGCCTTGGCCGACAGCCTCACCAGCCTGGGCCTGACGTACCGCCATGCCGGCCGGCCCGCCGACGAGGTCGCCGCGCACACCGAGGCCTTGGCGATCGCCGAACCGCTCGACGAGACCAACTGGCTCGCGAACATCCTGTGCAACCTGGCCGAAGCCACCCGGCTGGCCGGCGATCCGGAACGGGCGCTCGCACACTTCGAGCGGGCGCACGACGCGAGCCGGCAGTCCGAGGCCACCCAGACGCTCCTCGACGCCGAGATCTGGTGGGGCCTCGGCCGCACTCGCGCCGATCTCGGCGCGGCCGGCACCGCCCGCGACTGCTGGCGCCGCTCCGCGGCCATCCTGCACGAACTCGGCCTGATCTCCGCCGCGGAGAAACTCGAGATCTTCCGCTCCGACACCCCCGACGCACCTGACCTGATCGGCCGGAACACCTGA